A region of Effusibacillus pohliae DSM 22757 DNA encodes the following proteins:
- a CDS encoding pyrimidine-nucleoside phosphorylase, protein MRMYDLIRKKRDGQTLSKQEIEWIVRGFTDGSIPDYQMSALAMAIYFRGMTSRETADLTMAMAASGDMVDLSSVEGIKVDKHSTGGVGDTTTLVLAPLVAAAGVPVAKMSGRGLGHTGGTIDKLESIPGFSVELTEEQFIRNVNTIQLALIGQTADLAPADKKLYALRDVTATVDTIPLIASSIMSKKLAAGADAIVLDVKTGEGAFMKSREEAFALAKAMVDIGTELGRKTVSVVSDMNQPLGYAVGNALEVKEAIAALNGKGAPELRQLCLELGAWMLVLAGRAPDREAAKAQLQELIETGAGLQAFKRFVEAQGGDPAVIDHPEKLPQAKRIEPFPAEADGYVSRIHAETIGTCAMLLGAGRERKDSPIDLAVGIVLTKKVGDPVRKGEPLAMLHINDESRLCEVRELIRQAFSVSPQPVPRLPLLYGVVTSEKTERFF, encoded by the coding sequence ATGCGCATGTACGATTTGATCCGCAAAAAGCGAGACGGACAAACGCTTAGCAAACAGGAAATCGAATGGATCGTGCGGGGGTTTACCGACGGGTCGATTCCCGACTACCAGATGTCGGCGCTGGCGATGGCGATTTATTTTCGCGGTATGACCTCCCGCGAAACGGCCGATTTGACGATGGCGATGGCTGCTTCCGGCGACATGGTGGATCTCTCTTCCGTCGAAGGGATCAAAGTGGATAAACATTCGACCGGCGGCGTCGGCGACACGACGACGCTGGTGTTGGCGCCGCTGGTGGCAGCAGCCGGCGTGCCGGTGGCGAAAATGTCCGGGCGGGGCTTAGGGCACACCGGCGGCACGATCGACAAACTGGAGTCGATTCCCGGTTTTTCTGTCGAGCTGACGGAAGAACAGTTTATTCGGAACGTCAACACGATTCAACTGGCATTGATCGGGCAAACGGCCGATCTCGCCCCGGCGGACAAAAAATTGTACGCCCTGCGCGACGTGACGGCGACAGTCGATACGATTCCGTTGATCGCCAGTTCGATCATGAGCAAAAAATTGGCTGCCGGGGCGGACGCGATCGTGCTGGATGTAAAAACGGGCGAAGGTGCTTTTATGAAGTCGCGGGAGGAAGCTTTTGCGCTGGCGAAAGCGATGGTCGACATCGGCACGGAGCTGGGGCGGAAAACGGTCTCGGTCGTGTCCGACATGAACCAGCCGCTCGGCTATGCGGTCGGCAACGCGTTGGAAGTGAAAGAAGCGATCGCCGCGCTGAACGGCAAAGGGGCACCGGAGTTGCGGCAGCTTTGTCTGGAACTGGGGGCCTGGATGTTGGTGCTGGCCGGCAGGGCCCCAGACCGGGAAGCGGCGAAGGCGCAGCTGCAAGAGCTGATTGAGACGGGCGCGGGCCTGCAGGCGTTCAAGCGGTTCGTCGAGGCGCAGGGGGGCGATCCGGCGGTGATCGATCACCCGGAAAAGCTGCCGCAAGCGAAACGGATAGAACCGTTCCCGGCGGAGGCGGACGGCTACGTCAGCCGCATTCATGCGGAAACGATCGGCACCTGCGCGATGCTGCTCGGAGCCGGACGGGAGCGGAAGGATTCGCCGATCGACCTGGCGGTGGGAATTGTGCTCACCAAAAAGGTCGGCGACCCAGTCCGCAAAGGCGAGCCGCTGGCGATGCTGCATATCAACGACGAGTCCCGGTTGTGCGAGGTGCGGGAGCTAATCCGGCAAGCCTTTTCCGTCAGTCCGCAGCCCGTCCCCCGGTTGCCGTTGCTGTATGGCGTCGTAACAAGCGAAAAGACGGAACGGTTTTTCTAA
- a CDS encoding DUF6385 domain-containing protein, whose amino-acid sequence MGKQHKKWKHRKQADTGISYKRKDLYRVPARDKTGKPVRAFPNQPLNIKRIFHQVRVKGRRFDIRRLAAKRDSVQIFGFDGKNVQAIRTDKKGRLEVVPRFPFLERVFREEKFFGVETQDDWLVLPPQDTSTQVTYSYAFVNRGEHPALARVELGPTVFDFAIDREVDVNARQTVVIVPTRFLRFTRVSVRAKEAGKQTRLDIYFQSQSIG is encoded by the coding sequence ATGGGCAAACAACACAAAAAATGGAAACACCGGAAGCAGGCAGATACCGGAATCAGTTACAAACGAAAAGATTTGTATCGGGTGCCGGCCAGGGACAAAACGGGCAAGCCGGTTCGCGCATTCCCGAATCAACCTTTGAACATCAAGCGAATTTTTCACCAGGTCCGGGTGAAGGGGCGCCGGTTTGATATCCGGCGCCTGGCTGCAAAACGGGATAGCGTTCAAATATTTGGTTTCGACGGAAAAAATGTACAGGCCATTCGTACGGATAAAAAAGGCAGACTGGAAGTCGTTCCTCGCTTCCCATTCCTGGAACGGGTGTTTCGCGAAGAAAAATTCTTTGGTGTTGAAACCCAGGACGACTGGCTGGTATTGCCTCCGCAAGACACCTCCACCCAGGTCACCTACTCCTATGCGTTCGTCAATCGGGGAGAGCATCCCGCACTCGCGCGGGTCGAACTGGGTCCGACAGTGTTTGATTTTGCGATCGATCGGGAAGTGGATGTGAACGCGCGGCAAACGGTGGTGATCGTGCCGACCCGCTTTCTCCGGTTTACACGTGTTTCCGTACGGGCAAAAGAAGCGGGCAAGCAGACCCGGCTGGATATTTATTTTCAGTCGCAGTCAATCGGCTAG
- a CDS encoding DUF6385 domain-containing protein: MPNFASFNTNPDDLRTLIFGKDTTATSRALVTDASGRLLNIQMDGTITSVLGATITAGTLNNLLNGTITSVLGATITAGTLSNLLNGTITSVLGATITAGTLSSVTSISQKSFQEQQTLNVVTADAFTALPAVTTSVFGTYSFFIYNKGPGTNKVDARVEISANGTNWFDDVDTVTGIAVGSVDVLVPKRFLKYTRLAYRSSTAGSPTTIDVFFNGQGT, translated from the coding sequence TTGCCGAATTTTGCTTCGTTCAACACAAACCCGGACGATCTTCGCACATTGATTTTCGGGAAAGACACGACCGCCACCAGCCGGGCGTTGGTGACAGACGCCAGCGGACGGTTGCTCAACATCCAGATGGACGGTACGATCACCAGCGTGCTGGGTGCGACCATTACCGCCGGAACGCTGAACAACCTGCTGAATGGTACGATCACCAGCGTGCTGGGTGCGACCATTACCGCCGGTACGCTGAGCAACCTGCTGAATGGTACGATCACCAGCGTGCTGGGTGCGACCATTACCGCCGGTACGCTGAGCAGTGTCACTTCGATTTCACAGAAGAGCTTCCAGGAGCAACAAACACTGAACGTCGTGACCGCCGATGCATTCACAGCGCTGCCTGCCGTTACCACAAGCGTGTTCGGTACCTATTCGTTCTTCATTTATAACAAGGGACCGGGTACCAACAAGGTGGATGCCCGGGTTGAGATCAGTGCCAACGGAACGAACTGGTTTGATGACGTCGACACCGTCACCGGCATTGCAGTGGGTTCGGTTGATGTACTCGTTCCCAAGCGGTTCCTCAAATACACCCGGTTGGCGTACCGCTCCTCCACAGCGGGCAGCCCGACCACAATCGACGTGTTCTTCAACGGGCAAGGAACCTAG
- a CDS encoding purine-nucleoside phosphorylase — translation MSLLKKIEETVSYIRSKTDLTPQVGLILGSGLGVLADEIESPTVIDFAEIPNFPLSTVEGHAGKLVIGTLEGCPVVTMQGRFHFYEGYSQKEITFPVYVMKQLGCDKLVVTNACGGMNRNFQPGDLMLITDHINFTGSNPLIGANDPQLGPRFPDMSQAYNRELIEIAERVAEKNGIQVQKGVYVAISGPAYCTPAELIMLRNFGADAVGMSTVPEVIVANHAGLKVIGISCVTDMAIGEELEPLTHEQVVEVANRTRPTFISLVKGFLAEVQS, via the coding sequence TTGTCTCTGCTGAAAAAAATCGAAGAAACAGTATCTTACATACGTTCCAAAACCGATCTGACGCCGCAGGTGGGGCTGATTCTCGGGTCCGGCCTCGGTGTCCTGGCTGACGAAATTGAATCGCCGACAGTGATCGATTTTGCTGAGATCCCGAATTTTCCGTTGTCGACGGTGGAAGGGCACGCCGGAAAACTGGTGATCGGTACATTGGAAGGGTGTCCCGTCGTCACCATGCAGGGCCGGTTTCATTTTTACGAAGGGTATTCGCAAAAGGAGATCACCTTTCCCGTCTATGTGATGAAACAGCTGGGCTGCGACAAGCTGGTGGTGACCAACGCGTGCGGCGGTATGAACCGGAACTTTCAGCCCGGCGATTTGATGCTGATCACCGACCATATCAATTTTACGGGCAGCAATCCGCTGATCGGGGCGAACGATCCGCAGCTGGGACCCCGTTTTCCCGACATGTCGCAGGCGTATAACCGGGAACTGATTGAAATCGCGGAACGTGTTGCGGAGAAGAACGGGATCCAGGTGCAAAAAGGCGTTTATGTGGCGATCTCCGGTCCCGCCTACTGCACCCCGGCGGAGTTGATCATGCTGCGCAACTTTGGGGCGGATGCGGTCGGCATGTCGACCGTGCCGGAAGTGATCGTCGCCAACCATGCGGGATTGAAGGTGATCGGGATTTCCTGCGTGACCGATATGGCAATCGGGGAAGAGTTGGAACCGTTGACGCACGAACAGGTGGTCGAGGTGGCGAACCGCACCCGGCCAACATTCATTTCGCTCGTCAAAGGGTTCCTGGCTGAGGTGCAAAGCTGA
- a CDS encoding phosphopentomutase, giving the protein MGAYNRIILIVLDSCGIGEMTDAEVYGDIGSNTIANIAKAVGGLHVPNMAKLGLGRIHPIEGVPTDPVRGAYGKMAEQSAGKDTTNGHWEMVGVKLERPLPTYPEGFPREIMDEFERRIGRKTLGNKPASGTEILKELGDEHMRTGYPIVYTSADSVFQIAAHEEIIPLEELYRYCEIAREILVGPHAVGRVIARPFVGGNGHFTRTANRRDYSLIFGRTVLNELQDAGFPVVGIGKIEDIYGGSGITEGEHTEDNMDGVDKTLSYMKRVKNGLIFANLVDFDAKYGHRNDPQGFAKAIEQFDARLPEIIGAMREDDLLILTADHGCDPTTPGTDHSREFVPILLHGSGIQSAIDLGTRETFADLGATIAENFCVPNPGIGSSFFSKIQR; this is encoded by the coding sequence ATGGGTGCATACAACCGCATCATCCTGATTGTACTGGACAGCTGCGGCATCGGTGAGATGACCGACGCTGAGGTGTACGGCGACATCGGCTCCAATACGATCGCCAATATTGCAAAAGCGGTAGGCGGGTTGCACGTCCCGAATATGGCGAAGCTGGGGCTGGGACGCATTCACCCGATCGAAGGCGTGCCTACCGATCCGGTGCGCGGTGCCTACGGAAAAATGGCGGAGCAGTCGGCTGGAAAAGACACGACCAATGGCCACTGGGAAATGGTCGGCGTCAAACTGGAAAGGCCGCTGCCGACCTATCCGGAAGGGTTTCCGCGCGAGATCATGGACGAATTCGAACGGCGCATCGGCCGGAAAACGCTGGGCAACAAGCCGGCTTCCGGCACCGAGATCCTGAAAGAACTGGGCGACGAGCACATGCGCACTGGCTATCCGATTGTCTACACATCGGCCGACAGCGTGTTTCAGATTGCGGCTCATGAAGAGATCATCCCGCTGGAGGAACTATATCGCTATTGCGAGATCGCCCGCGAGATTCTGGTCGGACCGCACGCGGTGGGGCGCGTGATTGCCCGGCCGTTTGTCGGAGGGAACGGCCATTTCACCCGGACGGCGAACCGGCGCGACTATTCGCTGATTTTTGGCCGGACCGTTTTGAATGAACTGCAGGATGCGGGCTTCCCCGTGGTCGGAATCGGCAAGATCGAAGACATTTATGGAGGATCCGGCATCACCGAAGGGGAGCACACGGAAGACAACATGGACGGTGTGGACAAGACGCTCTCCTATATGAAACGGGTCAAAAATGGTTTGATCTTTGCCAATCTGGTCGACTTTGACGCAAAATACGGCCATCGCAACGACCCGCAAGGGTTCGCGAAGGCGATTGAACAGTTTGATGCCCGGTTGCCGGAGATAATCGGAGCGATGCGCGAGGACGATCTGTTGATTCTGACGGCCGACCACGGATGTGACCCGACCACGCCGGGCACCGATCACAGCCGCGAGTTTGTTCCCATTTTGCTGCACGGTTCGGGCATTCAATCGGCAATTGACCTGGGCACGCGCGAAACGTTTGCCGATTTGGGCGCGACGATCGCGGAGAATTTTTGTGTTCCGAATCCGGGCATCGGAAGTAGCTTTTTCTCGAAGATTCAACGGTAG
- a CDS encoding GAF domain-containing protein, with product MSFAFEQIAGTKPEFYRSLDQQLHHLLAGETDWLANLANAAALLWMQLEEINWAGFYLMKNGQLVLGPFQGKPACVRIPLGKGVCGTAAAKRETLMVPDVHRFPGHIACDAASRSEIVVPIVVDQLVVGVLDIDSPILARFDEEDRTGLEQYVETLKQHIDWSDILEHV from the coding sequence ATGTCGTTTGCATTTGAACAAATCGCTGGCACCAAACCAGAATTCTACCGATCGTTGGATCAGCAGCTGCACCATCTGCTGGCGGGGGAAACCGATTGGCTGGCCAATCTGGCAAATGCGGCGGCGCTGTTGTGGATGCAGTTGGAGGAGATCAACTGGGCGGGATTTTATTTGATGAAAAACGGGCAGCTGGTGTTGGGGCCGTTTCAGGGAAAGCCCGCTTGCGTGCGGATTCCGCTCGGAAAAGGGGTGTGCGGAACGGCGGCTGCCAAGCGGGAGACGCTGATGGTGCCGGATGTCCACCGGTTTCCCGGCCATATCGCATGCGATGCCGCTTCCCGCTCCGAAATTGTGGTGCCGATCGTGGTCGATCAACTGGTGGTGGGCGTGCTTGACATCGACAGCCCGATTTTGGCGAGGTTTGACGAAGAAGACCGGACAGGCCTGGAACAGTATGTCGAGACGCTTAAGCAGCACATCGATTGGTCCGACATCCTGGAGCACGTCTAG
- a CDS encoding purine-nucleoside phosphorylase translates to MLQKIDEAVKWIQNRVPVAPKIGLVLGSGLGVLAEEAEQAHRVPYGKIPHFPVSTVEGHAGQFVFGTFAGKPVAMMQGRFHYYEGYSLEQVTFPIRVMKRLGIDTVLVTNAAGGINPEWEAGDLMLIKDHINFTFQNPLIGHNETELGPRFPDMSEAYNRELRDLAKRMAERLGICLREGVYVGLTGPSYETPAEIRMLRQLGGDAVGMSTVPEVIVAKHMGMRVLGISCISNLAAGILDQPLSHEEVMETAERVKSKFSDLVREIVREL, encoded by the coding sequence TTGCTGCAGAAGATCGATGAGGCGGTGAAATGGATTCAAAACCGCGTTCCGGTTGCGCCAAAAATCGGACTGGTGCTCGGATCCGGCTTGGGCGTGCTGGCGGAAGAGGCGGAGCAGGCGCACCGGGTGCCGTACGGGAAAATCCCCCATTTTCCCGTGTCGACGGTGGAAGGCCATGCCGGCCAGTTTGTGTTCGGCACGTTTGCCGGCAAACCAGTGGCGATGATGCAAGGGAGGTTCCATTATTATGAGGGGTACAGCCTGGAGCAGGTGACGTTCCCGATTCGCGTGATGAAGCGGCTCGGCATCGACACGGTGCTGGTGACCAATGCAGCGGGCGGCATCAACCCGGAATGGGAAGCGGGTGACCTGATGCTGATCAAGGACCACATTAACTTCACCTTCCAAAATCCGCTGATCGGACATAACGAAACGGAGCTGGGGCCCCGTTTTCCCGACATGTCGGAGGCGTACAACCGGGAGCTGCGCGATCTGGCGAAACGGATGGCGGAACGGCTTGGGATTTGCCTGCGGGAAGGCGTTTATGTCGGACTTACAGGCCCCAGCTACGAGACGCCGGCTGAGATTCGCATGCTGCGGCAGCTGGGCGGTGATGCGGTCGGCATGTCGACCGTGCCGGAAGTGATCGTGGCGAAGCATATGGGCATGCGGGTGCTCGGGATTTCCTGCATCTCCAATCTGGCGGCCGGTATTCTCGATCAGCCGCTCAGCCACGAGGAAGTGATGGAAACGGCGGAACGGGTCAAAAGCAAGTTCAGCGACCTGGTGCGCGAAATCGTTCGGGAACTGTAG
- a CDS encoding TPR domain-containing glycosyltransferase — MNSPLLGVHVITRDEEDVLPQCLDSVKTVADEIVIVDTGSVDRTVDIAISYGAKIVHTKWDDDFSKARNLGLSHATTDWILVLDADEALAAGAELLADLLQRTDAEAFLVEIENVLGDRPEDRLRHQTVRLFRRNASYRFRGRIHEQIIPAILEHHPLTKIELSPLQIVHYGYLPPRMERKDKIRRNLRLLEMAVKEEPEEPFHIYNLGVTHCQMGRLREAASELQRAYDLTPVGRSYRPTLVRDRAKVLLALNELAEAERLLRAEITHYDDYPDLYHLLGETLERKGLLRESFAAYEQASRCGAAPCKYVTEAGMGTFRSFQRMANLANEWGAVEEAVALYRQALGQHPGYVPALTGLAESLHRLGMADEQILEHLQTATADRLLQASVMAEIGAYPEALALLNRIHPLSLAGEKLRCECLMQTGQFPEAYEKLGVLLREAAEPGRQSLLLDRALCCWSEERSLPFRFYTGLSPEQQHMFACLDGWLIEKKVPDSVSQPFVQNLLERAVQLRLLRIADALGQLSSDWFLAYAKCLYRNGFVLLAADCLLQAMKTGSLDGEGLFLLAELLYDKGHFRQACALFEQILAEAPTDERARTGAALCYLGIAEEVAVEGIGRFPDHPALQADLQRIRASKEKLRGIRWHTCWKGAQRRNLYASANDFIVYDRQK, encoded by the coding sequence ATGAATAGTCCGCTGCTTGGCGTACATGTGATCACGCGCGACGAGGAAGATGTACTGCCTCAATGCCTGGACAGCGTCAAAACGGTTGCGGATGAAATTGTGATTGTGGATACAGGGTCGGTCGACCGAACCGTAGACATTGCCATCTCCTACGGAGCGAAAATCGTGCACACAAAGTGGGACGATGATTTTTCGAAAGCGAGGAATCTGGGACTTTCCCACGCGACAACCGACTGGATTCTGGTGCTTGACGCGGATGAAGCGCTCGCCGCAGGCGCGGAACTGCTTGCCGACCTCTTGCAACGGACCGATGCAGAAGCTTTTTTGGTGGAGATTGAGAATGTGCTGGGCGATCGCCCGGAGGATCGGCTTCGGCACCAGACGGTCCGCCTGTTCCGGCGAAATGCAAGTTACCGGTTCCGGGGCCGGATTCACGAGCAGATCATCCCGGCCATTTTGGAACATCACCCATTGACCAAAATTGAACTGTCTCCTCTGCAAATCGTTCACTACGGGTACCTGCCACCGCGCATGGAGCGGAAAGATAAAATCCGCCGGAATCTCCGGCTGTTGGAGATGGCGGTCAAGGAAGAGCCTGAAGAACCGTTCCATATTTATAACCTGGGAGTCACCCATTGCCAAATGGGCAGACTGCGCGAAGCGGCGAGCGAGTTGCAACGGGCTTACGATCTGACGCCGGTTGGAAGATCGTACCGCCCCACTTTGGTTCGGGATCGGGCGAAAGTCCTGCTAGCATTAAATGAACTGGCAGAAGCGGAACGTTTGCTGCGTGCTGAAATCACCCATTATGATGACTACCCCGACCTGTATCATCTGCTGGGGGAAACGTTGGAACGAAAGGGCTTGTTGCGGGAATCGTTTGCGGCCTATGAACAGGCGTCTCGTTGCGGAGCCGCCCCGTGCAAGTATGTGACGGAAGCGGGGATGGGAACGTTCCGGTCGTTCCAGCGGATGGCGAATCTGGCGAACGAATGGGGGGCGGTGGAGGAAGCGGTCGCTTTGTACAGGCAGGCGTTGGGTCAGCATCCGGGCTATGTCCCGGCATTGACAGGTCTGGCAGAAAGTTTGCACCGCCTGGGAATGGCGGACGAGCAAATTCTTGAACATCTGCAAACCGCCACTGCGGACCGGTTGTTGCAGGCTTCGGTGATGGCTGAAATCGGCGCATACCCGGAAGCGCTGGCGTTGCTCAACCGCATTCACCCGTTGTCGCTTGCAGGGGAAAAACTTCGTTGCGAATGTCTGATGCAGACGGGACAGTTTCCGGAAGCCTATGAAAAATTGGGGGTGTTGCTGCGGGAAGCGGCAGAACCCGGCCGGCAGTCCTTGCTCCTGGATCGGGCGTTGTGCTGCTGGAGCGAGGAGAGAAGCCTGCCGTTCCGTTTTTACACGGGATTGTCGCCGGAACAGCAACACATGTTTGCGTGTCTGGATGGTTGGTTGATCGAAAAAAAAGTCCCGGATTCCGTTTCACAACCGTTTGTGCAAAATCTGCTGGAACGGGCGGTTCAACTCCGGTTGCTGCGGATTGCCGATGCATTGGGCCAGCTTTCGTCCGACTGGTTTCTTGCCTACGCAAAATGTCTGTACCGGAACGGATTTGTGTTGCTGGCTGCTGATTGTCTCCTGCAAGCCATGAAAACCGGGTCACTGGATGGGGAAGGATTGTTTCTGCTGGCTGAACTTCTGTATGACAAAGGGCATTTTCGCCAGGCGTGCGCTCTGTTTGAACAAATCTTAGCGGAAGCTCCAACTGATGAGCGGGCGAGAACAGGCGCGGCCCTGTGTTATTTGGGGATCGCGGAGGAAGTCGCGGTGGAAGGGATCGGCCGCTTCCCGGATCACCCGGCATTGCAAGCCGATTTGCAGCGGATCAGGGCAAGCAAAGAAAAGCTCCGGGGGATCCGCTGGCATACGTGCTGGAAGGGGGCACAGAGGAGGAATCTCTATGCATCAGCCAACGATTTCATTGTGTATGATCGTCAAAAATGA